The Desulfopila inferna region TTTACCTTCAAGAGCCGGGCGCCATACTGCTTCCGTCTTGCGCTTATCTTCTGGCCAGGGGATAAGCATTTCCATCGTGCTCATTCCCACCTCGATGTGCACCCCAAACAACTTGTTCATTTCTCGACAATAGGCCTCATTGACGAATAAATATCGAAACTCGAGGTCCTGTGCGGCAATCAGATCGTCTGTTCCCAGCGCCATTTCCTGCAACAGAGAGGACGTCTTATGCAATTCTTCTTCAGTATGCTTGCGTTCTTTTATTTCCTGTTTTAATAGTTCATTTGTATTTTTTAGTTCGAAAGTTCGTGTATCCAGACGGTCAGCAAAATTTTCTTTCAGTATAATAAGCTCTCTAGTGGATTTATTTGTGTACTGTGCTGTTCTAAATGAAAGTATAGCAAAAAGAGTAACCATAGCAGCCATAGCTAGATGAATCATATCAAAAATGATGACGAACCTTACGATTATGGGAGCTAAAGCAGGTATGATAAAAGCGAGAAAAACAGGCATGATTGGAGAAAAAACAGCCACTGCGCCCGCTGTCATGCCTGCGAGTGTAAAAGCAATAAATACTTGGTGTGCTAATGATTGTACCGGAAAAAGAAAGATTGCGGTCGAACCCCACAAAATGCCAGATATGCCTAGGCCAAAAAATAACAGCAGTCCCCATAGGCGCATATTTTTTTCTTCTTTTTTTATCCTTAGAAAATATGAATTTAGAAAAAGTCTCACTAAGGATACAAGAGAGAGTGTCAAAAACCATGAAACCAATAACCAGTGCGATATCTGGTGCCACAGAACTAATAATAATATTGCCGAATTAATGAGGGTAGCAAGAATGCCAGTGTTAGATCGTTCGTATATTTGTGTTAATAAAATAGGATAAAGGCGCTCATCAAATTGGGAATATTTTTGTTTTGAATGGCTCATGTATTAAGCATATTCTATTTAGGAAAAACATTTCAAGGAGACAATAAACTACGGAAAAGCCGCCGGGTGTTTGTGTCCCTTTCAATGTGATTGTTGGGAAAAAACTTAAAATATCTATCTTACAGAGACCTTCTTAAAATCTTGATTTGTTTCTTTTTCTGGTTCTACTCTATAAAGGTTCAGGGATGGAAATATCGCCCTGCGCGGAGAAGATCGCCCCGACGGTTTTGTCGGAATCTATGGTGATGGTCACGGTGGTATCGATGCCCTGCAGGCGCTATCCTCCCCGCAGGTATGTCGCCGCTTGCTTCTGCCCAAGGCCAAAAAAGGGGACCCATCCTGGCAAAAGAATATTCCATGAGGGGGCGTGGTATGGGAAGAAGAGAGATACTACTATGGTTCGCGCTGTTGTATAACACTCCGGTTTCTTTTTACCACTAACAGTAGACACCTAAAACTGGAGCTCTATTTCCGTTACACAAGGTGATCTTTGGTAATCTAAAGTTTCGAGTTGCTCCATTTCTGATCAATTCTCTGTTTAGCCGATCCTACCCTCACAGGAAAAATCTCAATGTGAGGATATCTGCTACCCTTTAATGTTTCCCCTACGAACCTATGCTTCTGGATCGATAAACCCCAACTGTTTGACAGCCCATGAGTGCATCATCTCTAAAATAGGAAATGCGCTTTGACCAAGTTCGGTCAAGCTATATTCAACCCGTGGTGGTACTTCCGGATATACAGTTCGTAATATCAGTCCGTCTTTTTCCAACTCTTTTAATTGTTGAGTCAGCATTTTCTGACTGACTCCCGGCACTATTCTCTCCAACTCGTTGTAACGTTTAGTCCCTTCATTTAGATGCCAAAGCATCAGGCACTTCCATTTTCCACTCAATAGAGCCATGGAAACTTCAACCGGGCAGTGGTATTGCTTTTCGTTCCAGCTAATCATAATATCGTGTAACCCTCAAAAAAAATTGATCATAGAACCGGCTAATTCAGACAATTCAAACCAATTGGTTCGTGTCGAACAAAATAGTGCCTTCTTGTTACTCTATTTCCTATTGCTATAGTGTCACTGTACCAACGATAACATCTGAACAACAATAAAATATATAGGAGCACTAAAATGACATATCCAAGAACTTTTTCTCATATCGGATTATCTGTGACTGACCTTGACAAAGCGGTAGAATTCTACACCAAGGTACTCGGTTGGTACGTAATTATGCCACCAACTGAGATAGCATCAGATGACTCTGCAATTGGGATAATGTGCGATGACGTTTTCGGTAAAGGCTGGGGAAGCTTTAAGATTGCCCACCTTTCAACAGGCGACAAAATCGGCGTTGAAATTTTTGAATTTAAAAACGCAGAACAACGTGAAAACAACTTTGAATATTGGAAAACTGGTGTATTTCACTTCTGTGTGCAGGATCCTGACGTTGAAGGACTGGCTGCTAAAATTGTAAAAAATGGCGGCAAACAGAGAATGCCGGTAAGAGAGTACTACCCAGGGGAAAAACCATATCGAATGGTTTACTGTGAAGATCCATTCGGGAATCTTATCGAGATTTACTCCCACAGCTATGAGTTGACCTACTCTGCAGGAGCATATCAAGACAAGCTGTAACTTTTACAGCCATCAGCGTGGCAACCGACCTTCGTCTTAAAAACAGTAGTAGTAGAGAGTGATAATGTATATCGACTTTGAAAGATTATGGGAGCCCGTACTAATAACAAAATAGTATTGGTAGCTGAGGGCTCTGATGGTTCATACCAGGAACAAGCTGAACTTGTTTATATTAAGGCATATTCAGTTTTGCCATAAGGTATTTTTTCTTGCAATCAGTACTGATTGCAGGAAAAATTCAATAGGATACCATGTGTAAAGGTCGACTTTCAGTTTTTAGAAAAATAAAATGAACCCTTTAACCGCCCTGAATTGCATCCATAACAAATGGGTGGATGTGTTTTCATAAGATAATTATCAAACATCCATAGACGACCGGTCTATTAGGTGTTACAGTATTTTCCATGAAGAAAGATACCAAAGAAACTCGTCAGCACATTTTAGATACCGGCTATAAGCTCATTGTAAGCAAAGGTTTCTCTAGCGTGGGATTGACAGAAATTCTCCAATCTGCAGGAGTACCTAAGGGTTCTTTTTACTATTATTTTAAGTCTA contains the following coding sequences:
- a CDS encoding sensor histidine kinase, whose translation is MSHSKQKYSQFDERLYPILLTQIYERSNTGILATLINSAILLLVLWHQISHWLLVSWFLTLSLVSLVRLFLNSYFLRIKKEEKNMRLWGLLLFFGLGISGILWGSTAIFLFPVQSLAHQVFIAFTLAGMTAGAVAVFSPIMPVFLAFIIPALAPIIVRFVIIFDMIHLAMAAMVTLFAILSFRTAQYTNKSTRELIILKENFADRLDTRTFELKNTNELLKQEIKERKHTEEELHKTSSLLQEMALGTDDLIAAQDLEFRYLFVNEAYCREMNKLFGVHIEVGMSTMEMLIPWPEDKRKTEAVWRPALEGKSFSTTESFGPAENEQIYDIRTYPLRDEHGKVFGAAQIARNITKQVNTQKALERQTEELATVNRELEAFSYSLSHDLRAPLRALVGFSSLLHNYADQLDGKANEYLQRITAGAKKMNLLIDNMLRLSRISRQEVDIQEIDLSFMAKAVVHELEQQHQKKHVELHVADGLKVQGDAQLIRIALTNLISNALKYTSKTTGAHVEFGSYQKNGKKVFFIRDNGAGFPMEQADRLFQPFQRLHSESEFSGTGIGLPIVERVIKRHGGEIWAEGEVGKGAVFYFTLPAER
- a CDS encoding winged helix-turn-helix transcriptional regulator, with the protein product MISWNEKQYHCPVEVSMALLSGKWKCLMLWHLNEGTKRYNELERIVPGVSQKMLTQQLKELEKDGLILRTVYPEVPPRVEYSLTELGQSAFPILEMMHSWAVKQLGFIDPEA
- a CDS encoding lactoylglutathione lyase family protein, with the translated sequence MTYPRTFSHIGLSVTDLDKAVEFYTKVLGWYVIMPPTEIASDDSAIGIMCDDVFGKGWGSFKIAHLSTGDKIGVEIFEFKNAEQRENNFEYWKTGVFHFCVQDPDVEGLAAKIVKNGGKQRMPVREYYPGEKPYRMVYCEDPFGNLIEIYSHSYELTYSAGAYQDKL